In Blautia sp. SC05B48, a single genomic region encodes these proteins:
- the tnpB gene encoding IS200/IS605 family element RNA-guided endonuclease TnpB, with protein MQKGIKFRIYPNREQKNFIHQTLGCCRFIYNRGLAMRKEGYENGEKIGYSQTSAMLTELKKQEEFAFLKAADSIALQQSLRDLDRGFVNFFEKRASYPTFKSKHNRFQSYRTVNQKDNIRIVGRYIKLPKLGFVKIRQSMEVEKINHVIIEHTPAGKYFAVLNVDFEPEPRSNAGGTIGIDVGIKAFYSDSNGNTVSNSRYLERSMRKLIREQRRLSRKQKDSHNREKQRIRVARVYEKVTNQRNDFLQKQSTMLVRENQTICIEDLNVKGMIRNHKLSRSIASVSWAKFFEMLEYKAGWYGNEIHRVPTMYPSSQTCSCCGYRDPRIKNLGIRIWECPKCHAVHDRDTNASINILKKGLQMQSA; from the coding sequence ATGCAAAAAGGAATTAAATTCAGGATCTACCCGAACAGAGAACAGAAAAACTTCATCCATCAGACCCTGGGATGCTGCCGGTTCATCTACAACCGGGGACTTGCCATGCGTAAGGAAGGCTATGAAAATGGGGAAAAGATCGGCTATTCCCAGACTTCCGCCATGCTGACTGAACTGAAAAAGCAAGAGGAGTTTGCCTTTCTGAAAGCAGCAGATTCCATTGCATTACAGCAGTCTTTGCGGGATCTCGACCGGGGATTTGTGAATTTCTTTGAGAAACGGGCTTCCTATCCAACCTTCAAAAGTAAACATAACCGGTTCCAGTCATACAGAACGGTAAATCAAAAAGATAATATTCGTATTGTGGGAAGATATATCAAACTTCCGAAACTTGGATTTGTTAAAATACGGCAGTCGATGGAAGTGGAAAAGATTAATCACGTGATCATTGAGCACACACCGGCTGGAAAATATTTTGCGGTTTTAAATGTTGATTTTGAACCGGAACCACGCTCAAATGCTGGCGGAACGATAGGGATTGATGTCGGAATCAAAGCGTTCTACTCCGACAGTAATGGAAATACGGTATCAAATTCCAGATATCTGGAACGCTCAATGCGAAAACTCATAAGAGAACAGCGCAGGCTTTCCCGAAAACAAAAAGATTCCCATAACCGCGAGAAGCAGCGGATCAGGGTGGCAAGAGTGTATGAGAAAGTAACCAATCAGCGGAATGATTTCCTGCAGAAACAGTCAACGATGCTGGTGCGCGAAAACCAAACCATCTGTATTGAAGATCTGAATGTTAAGGGGATGATCCGGAATCATAAACTGTCAAGATCGATAGCGAGTGTTTCCTGGGCAAAATTTTTTGAAATGCTGGAATATAAAGCTGGCTGGTATGGAAATGAAATTCACAGAGTACCAACGATGTATCCGAGCAGTCAGACCTGTAGCTGTTGTGGCTACAGAGATCCACGGATAAAAAATCTGGGCATTCGTATCTGGGAGTGTCCCAAATGCCATGCGGTTCATGACCGGGATACGAATGCAAGTATCAATATTCTGAAAAAAGGACTGCAGATGCAGTCTGCATAA